Below is a genomic region from Pseudomonas sp. JQ170C.
GTGTCGATATTGCCGGTCAGCCAGGTGGCAGCGACCCAGTAGCTGAGTGGCAGGTTGCTGCGCTCGTTGTAGAAATCCCCATTGAGTTCGGCCCCTAGCCAGGTGAGTTCGCCTGTCGTGGTCTTGCTCAACTGATCCACTGCAGCCCCCTGCCCGGGCAGGTTGCCGCGATCGTCGCTGTGATGGAGCTTCAGCCCGGCCCAGTGACCCGGCTGCCACTGCCAGGACAGGTCGGCGAGCAGGTGCAGGCGATCCTCGTCCTCGGGCGCCAGCTCATCCAGGTCAGTGCGGTAATCACTGAAACGTTCGGCAATGCCGATGTGGGCACTGAGCAGGGTTGTCTCGAAGTTCCAGCGCAAGGCTTCGATATTGCTGTCCCACCACAGGCCGTCAGCACTGCGGATCTTCTGCCGACCGAGGCGCAGGGACTCCCCCGGGTAAGCGGTCAGGCCGCCATAGTCGACCCAGAACTCGTGCAGGGCGAGGAACTTGTCCTCCCGATCACGGGCGTCGTTGGGGTCGAAGGTGTCGGATTCGCTGGTATCCGACTCGATGGTGTCGCTGGCAAGGAACGCCTCGCCGAGCGCGAAGGCGCTCCAGTCGCCCTGCCGCGTGTAGATCCAGGGCCGCACGCTGAGGCCGGCGCCATTGAAGTCGCCACCGTCGCGGGTACCCAGATCGAGGTCCTCGATCGACTGCGCGGTGAACTTGAGATTGGCGCCATAAGACAAGCCGGGCTGCGGTTGCGCCCCAAGGGCGACGGAGCTGGCCAGCAATCCGGCCATGCAGGCCAGCGTGGTGGCGGGACGGTATTTCAAAGTCATAGCACTTCCTGCGCTTGATCAGCTTGATTCCTGGCGGTGACCTGCTGGCCACCGCGTGCCTCGATTTCACGGGCCAGCAGGCTCTCGACCTGCTGGTAGTCCTGCGCCTGCAGCCTCGGCGCCAGGCGCTCCATCAGGACCTGCCCCTGGGCCATGCCCTGGTGCGAGGCGAGCTTGGCGAAGGTGTAGCTGTAGACGGGGTTGATCCGCACGCCCTTGCCCTCGCCAAACAGCTGGGCCAGCGCGATGTTGGCGCTCGGGTCGCCCGCACGGGCGGCAATCAGCAGATGCTCCAGCGCCTTTTCCGGCTCGATGTCGCCCAGCGCGCCATCGCGGTACAGCCGGCCCAAGAGCAGGTGCGCCTTGGTGTGGCTGGACGCGGCCTGCAGCAGGTACTGCTCCGCCGCCCGCGGGTCGGCCGGCACGGCCTGGCCCTTGAGGTACAGCTGCCCGAGCATCAGCGCGGCGCGGCTGGAACCGGCGTCCATGCCCTTGTTCAGGTACCCGGTGAGTACGCTCGCATCCCCCAGGTCGGGGAAGCGCAAGACCAGCTCGGCCAAACCGCACCAGGCATCCGGGTAGGCCGGCGCAATGCGCGTGTAGAGCGCCTGGGCAGCCTGCGGATCAGCTTCGCCAAGGCTGCTGTCGGCCAGTACCTTGGCAACGCCCTGCACACGTTCAGGCGACACCAGGCCGGCCTGATAGGCGGAGTCCAGCCGCGCCAGCAACTGCTGTTGGCTGCTTTTGTCGCCACGTCGCTGGTAGACCTCGGCCAGTTCGACATAGCACTCACTGGCCTGGTCCAGCCAGCCGGCACAAATGGCTTCGATCTCGTCCAGCTTCTGTTCGTAGTTGCCACGCACACGGTACAGGAGCACCTTGCCGAGCCGAGCTTCACCGATGCCTTGCGCCTGCCATTGCTCCAACTCGCGCTCCAGCTCGCCGCTGGCAAGCTTTTGCGGATCCTGCAGTTGTACCTGCACCAGCGGCAGCAGTGCGCTGTTGTCGCCGGCCGCCAGGCTCTGGCGCAACAGCTGCTCGGCCTCGAGACGCTCGGCAGGCGTCGCCTGTGGCTTGTTCGCCAGCCATTTACCCAGCCGCGCCGGCGCCGCCGCAGAGCGATCGAGGGCCTGGCGATACAGCGTCTCGCCCTGCATCCGTTGCTCCACCGAAGGGCTGCGTACCAGCAGATCGGCGAGGCCGATCTGGGCGTCGACATAACCCTGGCTGGCGAGGATGCGGTAGTTCTGTTCCGCGGTCGCGAGGTCACCACTGCCCCTGGCCTGCTTGGCCAGTTGCAGATCGGGCAACGCCACGCAACCGGCCAGCAGGCCGAGGCTGAGCGAGCTCAGCAGCCCGCATGCTAGTCCGGTCCTGTTCATTTTTCAGACGCCAGGCTGTTGTTGACGAAGACGCCGTTCAGCGGGCGAATGCGCACTTCCACCGGGCGCTTGGCCAGATTGCTGGCAAGCGGCTCGTTCGGCTGGATCTGCACACGGATGTCGGAGGCCAGGCCGCCGTCCTGCAGGGCCATGCTGACGATCCGGCCGCCGCGCTCGGTGGCTTCGCCGCCCACCAGGAAGGTCACCGGGGTGCCCGGTTGCAGCTGGCTGAACGCGCGGTAAGGGAAACGGGCTTCGACGGTGGCGACGCTGTCCACCGGCGCCAGCAGGAACACCGGGGTGCCCTTGGGCGCCACTTGGCCATCACCCACCAGCTGGCTGACCACTTTGCAGTCGCAGGGGCTGGTCAGGGTGCCCTGGAAGGTCTTGTTGAACAGGCGCTCCAGGTTGTCCGGGGTCATCTCCGATTCCGGCAGCGCGCCCTTCAGGGCATCCAGCATGTTCGCGGTGAAGGTGGCCACTGGCGCGCCTTTGCTGACAGTGCTGCCGACGGTGACCAGGCTTTGCACGGTGCCTTCGCGCGGCATCGCGACCTGCGAGCCGGGCACACTGACCTGGGCCGAGTCGGCGTGGGTGACGAAGTAGATGTCGTAGAACTGGTACAGCACATAGGCGAAGGCGCTCAGGCCGGCGACGAGGATCACCAGGGTTAAACCCATGGCACGCAGGCGGCCGACCAGGCTGAGTTTTTCATTCCCTTTGCCACCCCGGGCCTTGGTGAAGTTCTCGCGCTGGAGAATGCTGATCAGGCCACCGACGTTGACCAGCTCGCCGCTGACGAAGGAGCTGATCAGGTAGCGCAGCGCCGACACCTCGCGCGGACGCAGGTTGTGGAATTCGCAGCCGACGCGCTTGCCGCCGATGATCGAGCGCACCTGGAATTCGACATCCATGGAGAAACCGATGCCCTCCACTTCAAACATCAGCTTGCCGCGATAGAGCTTGCCCTCGATCACCGACTGGCCGCCCTGCTCGAAGCTGAAACCGCCTGCGGAGAGGTCCAACAGCTGGACTTCCTGGACGCCCCCCTGCTGGCCCTGGAACCGGACCTTCGCCGGCAGCTTCAGGCGCGCATACTGACGCTGCGCCTCGGACTCGTGCACCACATTGGCGTTGCCCACCGGGCTGATCACTGCACTCATAACGTTTCCCTTTCGAATTAGTAAGTTGAACCTGGTTTCAAGGCTTCTTGGGCAATTTCGCCGCTCACACCACAAACATCAGCAAGGCCAGAAAGACGCTGCCCGCCGAGAAGGTCATGGCGCGTGAAGACCAGGTGTTGAACCAGCGCGAGAAGCTGGCCAGGTCGCGATTAAGCTTGGTGTTCTGGCGAGTCCAGGACTGGCGGTCGAGGCGGAAGAACACGTACACCTTCACCAGCGCGCCCATGATCTGGTTGTAATAGAGGATCAGCGGATAGGCCGGCCCCACCTTGTGCCCGGATGCCAGCAGCAACAGCGTCAGCGCCAGGCGGGTAATGCCGATCCACAGCAGGTACAGCATCAGGAAGCCGAAGCCGTACTTGAGGCTGGCGATGATCGCCACGGTGGGCCCCAGCAGGCTGGTCCACATGGATACGCGCTGGTCGGCCAGCACCAGGCAGGTGAACCAGCCCAGGCAGTTGGGGCCAAGGCCCAGGGCGCGGGAGTTCTGCCGCAGGTTGTTGCCGTACCAGCGGAACATCAGCTTGCGGCTGGCCTTGATGAAGCTCTTCTCCGGCGGGTGCTCAACGGTGTTGATGGCCGCGTCCGGCACGTAGAACGTGTCGTAGCCCAGGCGCATCAGGCTGTACCAACTGGACTTGTCGTCGCCGGTGAGGAAGCGGAAGCGTCCGAGGCGCCAGTGTTCCAGGTGGTCGCTCTCGACATCGGCGATGAAGCCGGGGTTGGTCACCACGCTGGCGCGGAACACCGACATCCGCCCGGTCATGGTCAGCACACGCTTGGAGAGCGCCATGGAGCACATGTTGAGATGGCGCTGGGCGAAACGCAGCTTGTGCCACTCGCTCATGATGTAGCTGCCCCGCACCTCGCAGAACTCGTTGGTGGTCAGGCCACCGACAGAGGGGAAGAGCTTGAACCAGGGCACAGTCTTCTTCACCACGCCCTGCTCCAGCACGGTATCGCCATCGATCACCGCCACCACCGCATCATCGTCAGGCAAGTGCCGGGAAATGGCGCGGAAGCCATGGGCCAGACCATCGCGCTTGCCGGTACCGGCGATGCGCACGAAATCCAGCCTGACCCGCTCGGGTGGGTTCATCTGTCGCCACAGGCTCTCGATCAGCAGCTCGTCCGAACGCTCGACAATGGAACACACCACGGTGGTCGGGTAACCGCAGGCAATGGCCTCGCGCAGCACCGATTGGTAGACCTGGGCGGTAGT
It encodes:
- a CDS encoding alginate export family protein, encoding MTLKYRPATTLACMAGLLASSVALGAQPQPGLSYGANLKFTAQSIEDLDLGTRDGGDFNGAGLSVRPWIYTRQGDWSAFALGEAFLASDTIESDTSESDTFDPNDARDREDKFLALHEFWVDYGGLTAYPGESLRLGRQKIRSADGLWWDSNIEALRWNFETTLLSAHIGIAERFSDYRTDLDELAPEDEDRLHLLADLSWQWQPGHWAGLKLHHSDDRGNLPGQGAAVDQLSKTTTGELTWLGAELNGDFYNERSNLPLSYWVAATWLTGNIDTLRTSTVAGQRQADGQLSQDLDAWAVDLGLRWNIDQNWRVGATYARTSGGSDGDDSEQFRQTGLESNRAKFTGTGSGINRFGEAYRGELNNLQAASVFTGWQLGEDYDASLVYHRFWRVDDQADSSSGLKAQLVPGEKDIGQEVDLVVTRYLNRGQIPAGLEWLRASSALVRFRGGLFFPGDAFGKGTDSSMHRAVVDFVWRY
- a CDS encoding SEL1-like repeat protein; its protein translation is MNRTGLACGLLSSLSLGLLAGCVALPDLQLAKQARGSGDLATAEQNYRILASQGYVDAQIGLADLLVRSPSVEQRMQGETLYRQALDRSAAAPARLGKWLANKPQATPAERLEAEQLLRQSLAAGDNSALLPLVQVQLQDPQKLASGELERELEQWQAQGIGEARLGKVLLYRVRGNYEQKLDEIEAICAGWLDQASECYVELAEVYQRRGDKSSQQQLLARLDSAYQAGLVSPERVQGVAKVLADSSLGEADPQAAQALYTRIAPAYPDAWCGLAELVLRFPDLGDASVLTGYLNKGMDAGSSRAALMLGQLYLKGQAVPADPRAAEQYLLQAASSHTKAHLLLGRLYRDGALGDIEPEKALEHLLIAARAGDPSANIALAQLFGEGKGVRINPVYSYTFAKLASHQGMAQGQVLMERLAPRLQAQDYQQVESLLAREIEARGGQQVTARNQADQAQEVL
- a CDS encoding HlyD family efflux transporter periplasmic adaptor subunit codes for the protein MSAVISPVGNANVVHESEAQRQYARLKLPAKVRFQGQQGGVQEVQLLDLSAGGFSFEQGGQSVIEGKLYRGKLMFEVEGIGFSMDVEFQVRSIIGGKRVGCEFHNLRPREVSALRYLISSFVSGELVNVGGLISILQRENFTKARGGKGNEKLSLVGRLRAMGLTLVILVAGLSAFAYVLYQFYDIYFVTHADSAQVSVPGSQVAMPREGTVQSLVTVGSTVSKGAPVATFTANMLDALKGALPESEMTPDNLERLFNKTFQGTLTSPCDCKVVSQLVGDGQVAPKGTPVFLLAPVDSVATVEARFPYRAFSQLQPGTPVTFLVGGEATERGGRIVSMALQDGGLASDIRVQIQPNEPLASNLAKRPVEVRIRPLNGVFVNNSLASEK
- a CDS encoding glycosyltransferase family 2 protein, with translation MDVFQSRLRTAAGWLLLVITLMGMALLLPRSTFDPESTDFILLLGVIGIWRYSMGAVHFVRGMIFLYLVFPWYRRKVRQLGAAAAPSHVFLLVTSFRIEALTTAQVYQSVLREAIACGYPTTVVCSIVERSDELLIESLWRQMNPPERVRLDFVRIAGTGKRDGLAHGFRAISRHLPDDDAVVAVIDGDTVLEQGVVKKTVPWFKLFPSVGGLTTNEFCEVRGSYIMSEWHKLRFAQRHLNMCSMALSKRVLTMTGRMSVFRASVVTNPGFIADVESDHLEHWRLGRFRFLTGDDKSSWYSLMRLGYDTFYVPDAAINTVEHPPEKSFIKASRKLMFRWYGNNLRQNSRALGLGPNCLGWFTCLVLADQRVSMWTSLLGPTVAIIASLKYGFGFLMLYLLWIGITRLALTLLLLASGHKVGPAYPLILYYNQIMGALVKVYVFFRLDRQSWTRQNTKLNRDLASFSRWFNTWSSRAMTFSAGSVFLALLMFVV